The following DNA comes from Brassica oleracea var. oleracea cultivar TO1000 chromosome C5, BOL, whole genome shotgun sequence.
TATCAAATCACACTCAAATCCATAAGAAAAGTGCCAATTAATAAAACATACCTTTATACCATCATCGACATCCTTTAAACTCTCCAACGACTGACAACCATCAGAGGCTTCATCATAATTGTCTGACCAAGGCAAGCGAAGAGTACGAAGAAGCAGGACGGAGAATATATTATGCGCCTCAACTCTGGTTTCAGAGTCTGCGTGGGACATCGCAAGAAGCAGTTGGTGAAACAAGGCATCCGGGAACACCTGGGACACACCCCACAGTAAATCCGTTAGAAACAGAATAATTACTGCAATTTCAGTAAAAAAAAGAAAGAAAATCTCACTTACTTTCTTGTGGTAAGATACATTTGGGACAACTGATACTATATGTGCAGCACGGAGAGTGGCTGATGCTGTGGTCCTAGCAACGAGTACATTAGTTGATATCGTCTCAAGAACCACTGCCAACATATCAAGAATGGGCCCTGCATCCCCAACCTTAGAGCAAAACAAAAAAAAAGTTATTGAAAATTTGTTTCAAAAAGATATTTTTTTGTGTTTTCAATAAAAAAGTTGTAAGCTTCAAAAAAAAAAGACTATTGAATTATTATTTGTTAAAAGTTATTTAAAATTAAAATATATAGAAAACTATACATTTATTATAGAGATTTAACGTGTTTTTTTAATATGTGTGATAATACTAAAAAAACTATTTTTGTGGAACGGAGGTAAAGTATAATACATTCCAACTAACCTTATTTGAGAGCTCTGCGATGCAATTTTCTAATGCACGCTGCAGCTCAGAGTTCTGCTTCGTTCCATCAGCAGACAGATCAGACTCAGCTGCGTTTTGCAGGCATTTCCGCAAGTGCTTAATCAAGTCAGCTATTACAGCAGTCGGGGCGCCTGAAGCCTGCTGCTTAGCGTGTTGCACAAGGCATGTGGCTACGTTAACCATGTTGACTTGAACACCCTGTTGCTTCATCACATTCTTATGATCCAAGTGCTTGATCAAAGAAGATACCAACACATGACAATTTTCTCCTGCTTTTCCATACACTTGTTTTAGTCAGTAGCAGCCTATAGAAGACAAATTTAAATATCAATCTCTGACCTGATTCTTCGAGACGAGACTGGAGAAACAATAAAACAGAAGAGGCGACGCCCTTCTCTGGAGACCAGTAACTTCCACAGTCAAAAGCATTCAAAAGCGGTTCAAGAACACGGCGAAGAGTTGTGGTTTCCTTTGCTAGTTTGGCTATGTTGCAAAGGCAAGCCACAGACCAGTATGAGGGGCTCTTCGAATTATCCCTGAATGGATTTTAACAAATAAATTAAATAACAATTAAAAGATGCATTTAACAACAAGTGACAATAGAGTTATTGAGAAGCCTTACATGTTTTCCTCAGTCACAGGATTATTACGTTTGAAAGAAACCCATTTACTCATTTTGGGAATTGAATTTTCACCAGCCTCGTTGGTCTCCAAATCAATATAATTCTCCAGAATCACACACATAATCTAATTCAAGATGAAAGAAAAAAAAAAAAAAAGAGTTCATGATCAGCTACAATGCATTATGCACCATCACTGTTTGTTAAAGTAACCGATGGACTCACCAAATCCAAGTCCATTGATAGTTGGGAATGCTCACCGATGAAAGACACCTAGCAGTAACCATTGGTTAGTAACATGCTGCACACATCCATTTATATATAGGATATGTTTTGTGTAAACCATTACCATGAATGCCAAAGCCTGCATTCCTGCTGGCCGTAACCGGAGTGATCTTTCATCATCCCCCATCTCTTGAGCAAGTTGACAGAGTTTAGGGATTAGGCCTTCTAAGTTGAACATGTGCGAATTCTCAGTCTGTATTTTAAACAAATGTGGATTGAGCAGAGACCAAAAGAACATGTAACCCATGCCTAAAATAATGCTCAAGTTGTTACCTGTAAGCTAATAAAGTCAACGAGGGTATTGCAACCCAATATCTGGACTTCTTCCTCTTTTGTTTGCTCCAAAAGAGTTCGGACAATGCTTAGCAAACTACACGAAAATAGAGGCCTGCAACAAAAGAAAAAGAAAGGTGATACACTACTAGTTCTCAAATAATCAGAATATGCCACATCAACGTTTATCCTGTAAGAAACTACTACTTACATCTGCTCCTTACATGAGGAAAGCATTTTCTTGTAAATGCACAAGACGACTTTGACTGATCCGATATTCCCATTCCGCAGCTCTTTGTAACATTTTTGCTCAAGGTACTCTGTAATCTGTCAAAAGCAAATAAAACTGAGAGAAGTATGCAAAAAAAAAAAAAAAAAAAAAAAAAAAAAAAAAAAAGAAGCAAATACCTTTGGGATTCGTAAGGGATTCCTTGACGCATACTCACAAAGCTTGCCAATTTTTCTATCATCTGGTTCAGCATCCTGCCAAACCACAACATGGAAAACATAAACTTAAAAAAAAAAAACATGTGTAGCAAAACCCCATTGAACCAACAAGTTATAAAACATCAACAAACCTACAACGGAAAAAAAAAAAAAAAAAAAAGAAATAGAATTTAGAATAATGATTGATATAGAGATACAAAAGAGAGAAAGAAAAAAAAGAGATGACCTGGTTACGAGGGAAGATTTCAGCGAGCATGTGCTTGTAACGTTTAAGGGGATGACGAGACCTGGGACGCAAGGAAGGACAGAAGAAACAGAGGTTACCACAGGCGGGCAAAACCCGTCTGGATATAACCCCCATTCTCTTCTCTTATCCTCTTCTTCTTCTTCCCTGCAATGCATACCAAATCCCCCACCATATAATTAAAAACAATAATAATAAGAAGAACTAAAAGTTGGAGATAAATCAAGAAAAATTTGTACCCCTGCAAAAAAAAAAAAAAAAAAAGGAGAGAAAAGAAAAAGGAATCAAATTAATCAGAAAAGAAAAGGAAAAAGAGATGGTAACCTCACCTAGGAAGACGGAGGAAGAGGCAGTTGGGGAAGAATGAAGGAAAATCTAATCCCCCCGCTCAAAGCTGGCATTTTAATCATCCTTAACAAATCTTTTAAACCTTCTCTCTTTCCGCCATTATTGTCGGAAAAGTGTCAGTCCGAGGAACTCTCTAAATTACTATATTACCCTTCAATAATCTTGTCTGAATCACCCGAAGCTTTTTACTTTGGTCCGGATTTTAAAAGTTTCTAAAAACAAGCGCACTCGGTACAACATCGTCGGCCCGTGCGCTAAGGTACAACTAATGGGCCGAGTGTATTATTAGCCCAATATAAAACATAACCCAACCAACATTTGAACAAGTTACACTAGCCTTGCCTTGCACTAATCACGAGTAAGCGGAGATCAAGTAGAAACAGTTCAATCACCTCAATCGCAGAGACAGGTTATTATATTTTTTTCTGTTTGATTTTTGTTTTTTAAAAAAAAAAAAATTAATTGGACCAATCACAGGTCGCCACGTGCCGTAAAACCCGCGCTAGAGTGATGAACCCGGTTCACTGAAAAAATGTGGAAAAAAACAAGATCACAATTCATTATTTTAAACTTTTTTTTTTTTTTTGGAATCTGGGTAACCCATAAGTTCAGTAATGGGGTATGCCTAAAGAAGCACGCAACCTCGTTGAACTACTTCTAAAGCATAGAACATTCTTCTTCATTAGGAGTTAATTAAAAACACTAATACCCAAGTCAAGGTCTACCAAACACACATACTAGTCAGAATCAACAAGTTCTCTAAAGAAAAGACTGCATCTCTCTCTAGCGATGAGGAGGACCACACTTCATGTTGTAACGGCCAGCCAGCTCCTGAGCAACACCATCATACGTAAGTTTATCAATCATCTCAAACTTCTTGTGATGCGTCGTCACCGTCTCAGACTGCTGTTTCGCCAGCTCCTCCGCCTCCTCCAGCTGCTTCTGCAAAACACACACACACAAACTCAAAAAAAAAAAAAAAAAANNNNNNNNNNNNNNNCCAGCTGCTTCTGCAAAACACACACCCACAAACAAAAAAAAAAAAAAAAAACACATCAAAACCACATTCACAAGGTTTTAAACCTTAATCATAAACGCAGCTTCAGCAGTATGTTTCCTCACAAGCCGCTTAACTCTCTGGGCCTTATCAAACTCATCATCACTCGGATCCACCCAACGAAACTGGATCCTCCTCCCGGGCTTCTTGGGCCTATCGCTAAACATCGCGGGCCTAGCAGCAGAGGCTCTCACGGGTCTCGGCATCCCAGCGACCATGAAGGGGAACTGAGAGACGGTTTCGATCACGGCCTTCGCCTTCTGCTCGGACTCCATCTCGATGAGGACACCCGTCGGAAGCTCCTTCGGGCCTAGGTAGTTAGGCAAGAAGATGACTTCCTTGACGGTGCCGAACTGGCTGAAGGCGGATTCCACGACGGATTTGGAGGCGTGGGGAGTGAGCTCGTCTACGTAGACAGTGCGACGGACTCGAGAGAGAAAGGATTCGTACTTTTCTTCTTCTCCTTCTTCTTCTTCCGGATTCGCCATTCTAACAACCAATCAAAATCAGAGACGGAAGAATCTAGGGTTTATGTATCTTTCCCAATCTACGATCCGGTTCTAACAGATATGGAATAAACCAAAAAAATACGATTCGAGGATGGAGATCAAAGGAACTATTTACCTTCGCGAATCGTCTCGGAGGAGGAAGGAGAAACCGAGTGTTTGATCGAGAGCTGATGGTTTGTTTGTTCGGGAAACAAAATAACGACGATTGTTATATAGTATATGGTTATAAGCTTACTACTGTGACAGTGTACGCAAAGCCCGTATAGCTCAGTGGTAGAGCGTCAGTCTTGTAAACTGAAGGTCCGTAGTTCGATCCTGCGTGTGGGCACTTTTTTTAATTATATCTAGGAGCTACTTTCACGTGCAAGTTAAACTTTTCCTTTTCTTTGTTCAAGTAAAAAGACTTTCTTTGGTTGTGGTAAAAACGAAATGTTACCTCTCTTTTTCTTTTATCTATAAATCAGTGTTTGTAAAATCGGATCGTCCCGGTGGTTGGACCGGACCATAATTTGTTTATTTATTGTTTGCAGAAAAATGCACACATAGTATAGTTGATGTTAGAAAAAGAGAGTAAATGTATGAATTTTGTATAATTTGGAGACTTTTATATATGATAGACATTAGTTCGTAGACTTACTTGTACACTTTCTCAACGGATGCTATGTTCCACAAATAAAACGCAATGTCCTTTCAGGCTTACACACCAGGACGAGTCCAAAAAACTCAGATTTGGTTGTTTGTGTATATAAAGTTTGGCAAGTTCCCGTTTTAGTTAAAGGTTTAATGCTGCAGTGTGACGCCTTTTGAGATGCGTACTCAAGGCTATGTTAGATAATGGTTGCGTAGACAATGTCTCAGTTTTTACCAAGATGAATTGTCTCTCCAGGGCAGGAAAATCAAGGGAATCTATTGATGTTTGTTTTGAAATTGATAATCTTTACAAACATAACAGTGACATTCTCATATACTGTTTCAGCTTGTGTATAATCGAATCGATAGATGTAGGAAGGTTATGTTCCAATGGTGTACACCGGCTATCTCATTATTAATCGTGAATACTGAGAACGTAGGAAGGGAGAATGGGGTGATCAAGTTACAGACTGAAGTTACTCTTCTGCGAGTGGAGTACCTACACAACCTAACTCTTCCTAGTTGTTCAATGTTTGCGTGTAAGAAGAAAGAATGAAATGGCCTCCATAGAAGTGGTCCAGTGACTAAGACTAGTTACGTGTTGTCGCGTGTCGGTCTCATGTTCCTGGCGATGCCAAAATGTTAATTCTCCAGTGGCCGGGACTCGAATCCTGGTGGATTCACCGTATTGGACTTTTCCTTCAAATTAATCACCACCATACCACAAGTCCTGGTTGAAATGAGATTTCACGTTTTGTTTTGCTGTTATTGTAGTTTGGTGTTCTTGTGGTAACTTCATTCAAGTATTAATGTTACATTGAGATCCTGCCTCTTTTTAAAAAACTCAATATCTCAAAGTTTTCTGTTCAGTAAAAGTCAGTTTTTCTTCATAATAATTCATGTGTTGGCTTTTGAGTGAGTTATATGCAAAGTTCTAAAAATCGGTTTAGGCAGAGGCTCGGCGTCCGCCTAGGCAGAAAATCACTTGTAATAGAAATGATTTTCTTAACATTCGATTTATAATACTCAAATCGGTTTAAACCATTTCAAATCGGTTTAAACCATTCTAAATCAGTTTAAATTAAATAAATCTATAAAATTAAATAATAATGTTAGTAAAATTCACTAATTGGTCTAACTTCTTTTATTTTGTATATCTAATTTTGATAATTCATCAAAATAATTTTATAAGTAAACCCAAAACTAAATTTTCTTATATAAATGTAAAATGTATATAAAATTAATCAATAATTCGTAAACACCTAGTCTTGTCTCCGCCTAGGCGCTAGTTCTATGTAGAGCGTCTAGTTACCGCCTAGCGATTTTTTAAACATCGGGTATATGTTTAAGCTTATTGTCTGAGGTTCACTACAATTCAATCTATCCTGAAGGAGGTACTTAACATTTCCCTATGATATAATCAACGTTGAATCAAGTGTTAGATAAAAGGAGTTGGTTTATTGAGTTATATCCTTTCTCTGTTGTTGGTGTGTAGAGCTGCCGATAACAGAGCGCAAGAAGAAGAAACATTGTGTTCTCTGAGCTCTGTTTCTTCTAATGTATTAATTGAGTTACTAAAATCATATTCTTGTGCGTGAAGAAAAGATTTAGAATATAGAATACTGTGATACATATCCATACATACGTTGTGTAAATTTAAAGAGTATTTTGTTCTTATCCGCTATCCAGATTTATAACCATATAGAAACGTTGAATCCACTGAACCATGAAAGCAATTATAGAAAACAATGAAAAGAAAATTAAAATAATTCATTGCATAATTGCTAAGAAATTTTAAATTCATGATATAGTATATCCGTCATATCTATAAACTTATATATATTCAACGTTTCAAAGATATGTCTACAAGAATCTGACTGTTTACGATTATCATTTTATTCATTTCTTTTTTTGAACATATTCTTTACCAGAGTGAAACCATGACTTCAAAACCTTTAAACCATGTCTTACACCCTTATATAAACTACACTAACCTTCGTTCACTTATCCTCATCTCTATTGTCTTCCTTCTCAGATCTCTCGAACACAAACTAGAACTCGTTCCAATGGCGTCAAACCTAGACAAAGGCCTCATCGTGAGCTTCGGCGAGATGCTCATTGACTTCGTCCCCACGCAATCCGGCGTTTCCCTCGCTGAGTCCACCGGATTCCTCAAAGCTCCAGGCGGTGCTCCCGCCAACGTCGCCATTGCAGTCACGCGTCTCGGTGGTCGAGCAGCTTTCGTTGGAAAGCTCGGTGATGATGAGTTCGGACATATGCTTGCCGGAATCTTGAGGGAGAACGGTGTTGAAGACAAGGGGATCAACTTCGACAAGGGAGCTAGAACCGCACTCGCTTTCGTCACGTTGCGTTCAGACGGGGACAGAGAGTTTATGTTTTACCGTAACCCGAGCGCCGACATGCTTCTCCGACCAGATGAACTCAACCTCGAACTAATCAGATCGGTACGTAAACATTTTACGGAGTCAAAAACATTTAAAGTTAGTTTTAATAAATAAATAAATAAAATCGATAATCTAGAGACCAAGTTGAATGTTTCATCCGGTTCGACGCACGATTGATATTTATGTTTCAGAAAAAAAATTATTTCAAAAAGAGACATTTTCAATACATTAAATAATGATAAATTTTAAATTTAATTAAAATTCTGTCGGTTAAAAGTTGTGGACAATGGTTAATTACGAAAATAATATATTGGTAATTAAAATTTTAAAGGGTACATTTTTTTCTGAAACAGATGAAGTTTGTTTTCTTTACTATTATATGTGGTTGGAGATTTGATTATTTTTTTGTTATGGCAGGCCAAAGTGTTTCACTATGGATCAATAAGTTTGATAACGGAGCCATGCAGGTCGGCTCACTTGAAAGCAATGGAAGTGGCGAAAGAAGCTGGAGCTCTTCTTTCCTACGACCCTAACCTAAGGGAACCTCTTTGGTCATCCCCTGAAGAAGCTAGGACACAGATCATGAGCATCTGGGACAAGGCTGAGATCATCAAGGTCAGCGACGTCGAGCTAGAGTTCCTTACCCAAAACAAAACGATCGATGATGAGTCAGCGATGTCTCTGTGGCATCCGAATCTGAAGCTCTTGCTTGTTACCCTCGGTGAAAAGGGGTGTCGTTACTACACTAAGGTAACTTGTGCCCTAAGCATCATCATGAAAATGTCTTACTTTTTACCTGATTGCTTGCTAATGAAGACACATGTTTAGGGTTTCCATGGATCCGTTGAGGCTTTTGATGTGAACGCGGTGGATACTACCGGAGCTGGAGATTCATTCATCGGCGCGTTTCTAAGCCAGATTGTTGATGATCAGACTGTACTCGAGGTTGAACATAACCCTAAACCTCTCAATGATCATGTTGTGTAACAAGTGTGATTTACTGATGTCTTTCTTTTTTTTTCTTATTAGGAGGAAGAGAGGTTGAGAAAAGTGCTGAGGTTCGCAAACGCTTGTGGAGCCATCACGACGACCAAGAAGGGAGCCATTCCAGCTCTTCCTTCAGAGTGTGATGCTCTCTCTCTTCTTAAAGACAAATAGAGAGACCTAGTAACAACAACCTTTTAAATTTACAAATGTGCGCTTTGTCTTGCTGATGATTTTTGTTTGAAATAATAAGGATCCTAATGTTGTTATCTTTTCTATTTATATCTTTCTGAGCATCTCTTGCTAGTAATAAAAAAAATCAGAGTTTTTTTTTTATATTTTTGAGTGGAAATCTTTGATACAAAAAGACACCTACAATAGTAAAATTGACCTAAAAGGACACCTTCCGTGTTGGAGACGTCACTCTGTTTAAGAACTCTGTTTCTTGCTTCTATCTCTCTCTCTCTCTCTCTCTGACTGTGATCTCCAAAAAAAGAAGCTTGCTAATGATATCATATAAACGAAGATCCTTGAAAGAAAGAGACAATCCGCTTAAGTGATGATTACCTTCATATCTTTCTCTGTTGGTCACAATCTCAGAGATGATTTAGAGTAAGATGCAGTAGTAGTATACAAAGAGAGGCAGAGAAATTAAGGATATTCCTTTTATTTAAGTTTATTCGAGTTTGTAATACCAAAGATAAAGCAAATACCATGTTCAAGAGGTATATGAACAAACTCAAACACAAACATCTAACATAGATTCGGACAAACAAACAAAAACGAAAAGATATGACATTTGACTCCACGCATCATTCTCCTTAATGCAGATAGGTTTCTAGGAATGTCTACTACACATAGCTTACATATAATATCTCTCAGACATAGCTTACTCAACTTATAGACGAAACTAAAAGATATGACATTTGACTCCACGCATCATTCTCCTTAATGCAGATAGGTTTCTAGGAATGTCTACTACACATAGCTTACATATAATATCTTTTAGCCTAGATCAGGGACAATAAAGTGCTCTTCATCATCATCCTCATCATCAACTCTGATCTCTAACCTCGGCTTCTTGTATGACACGCTGGACTTCATTGGTCTGTATGAATGAACATGACCTAAATGCGCAACAGAAAGCTCCGGAACTTGAGCTGCAGGAAGAGTCTCCTGATTAATCTGATCACTGAAGAAACCCATGTCTGAAAACCACTCTAACTCCCCAAGATCAAGCTGGCCTTTCTGCTATACATTCAAACAAAAAAAAACAAGTCAATACAAAAAAAAAACAAAGCATTAAGGATCAAACCAACACTTCAATCTCTACCTTATCGGTGAACTCAGGATCAGAGAAGTGGAAGAAATCATCAACAGCCCAAGGAAGAGGAGAAGCAGAAGAAGGCTGTTGCTGGCTTGGGATCTCCTTAGCTTTCTGTTGGTTGTTGGAAGGCTCGGACTGATGATTCTTGTCTGTTTCTTTACTGCAACTACTTGAGCTCAGAGCCACTTTGATCCCAGTGGCTAAGAACCTCTGGTGATTTGCAGATCTAGAGTTAGCCACGTGGATAGATTCATCACAGTCCCTGCAAAGCAGAGCTCTATCCTCCACACAGAAAATGAAAGCTGCCTTCTCCTACAAGTCACAAACACAATGAGCACACAGCATCTAAAAGAAGAATAGACTATAGATCTAGACTAATCAATCACATAGAGAAAAGAGAAAGAGAGATCTATCTATCTATAGACTTACTTGACAGATGTCGCAACGAGGGAACTTGGTGGAGAGAGAGTTGAGATGGAGGCGTTGGTGCTTGCTGGCGAGTTTGTTAGCTGCGTGAATCTCCACGTCGCATTTAGGACACAGAGCTGCTTCGTCGGCGCAACATATCACCGTCGCAGGAGCATTCTCACACACATCACACTGTATCTTCATCACAGTTCTTGATTCTTGGTTTAATAGATCAAGAACACTTGAATCTACCTTCTGAGAGTAGCCTAGCAAAAATATAGATGAAGAGAAAGTATTTTGAGACAGAAATCGAGAGATGTAAACAACAAAAGAGGACAAGTAACAACTGTGTGGTGTGGAGGGGAAGAGAGGAGAGAAGAAGATAAGAGATTTTTTAATGAAACTGCGTATCAAAAGGAAACACTATGCTTTTTTACAGCAAGGTCACTTGGGCCCCACTCTTCTTCTGTGGTTCTCCTTTCTCCTTTCGGTATCTTTCCACTTTAGATATTATTATTTTATTCCACACTTCTTTTTTGTTTCAGTATTTTTATTTTCTCAGCAGAGATTTTGAGGAGCGAATATTACAGCAAGAAAGATTTTGTATGACTTTCATCAAGAAAGAGGTTTGGTTTCAATCAAATCAGAGAGCAGACGAAAAGCAAGACTCTCTTCCAGGAGTGGAATGTTACACGACTGCACGTAATCATGAAAATGACTTTCTGAATGTACTAGAATGACGACATTATTGTGTACTATGCAATGCACCAGTCTATGAGGTATTTTAAGCTTTATCTAAAATCTAAAATCTAAAATATGAGATTCTAAGATTAAGAGGGTGGTATATGACATTCTTCTTGATATGTTCTTCTCACATGCTTGGTCACATGAGTTAAGTTATTGTTGTTGGATATCGATCCATACATTAGTAAAAAAAACAATCTATACATTTGCAATGTTATAAGAAATGATTAAGGTTTTATAATGAAATCAAAGAAATTTTAAAGAATTATAGAGTCAATTACTGCCTATTTACATCTTCATCCTTCTAGTTATTCCCAGGAGATGTTGTATTGTTCATGTTCGGTGTATCTTGATTAAGCAGATTAGAGAATCCATTCCCAAGCGATTTCCACCAGCTCGACCGTTGATTACTATTGCTCGAAGACAGTTCCATAGACACGGCTGAGTCAGTTTGTAGCTCGGAGAATCTCACAGCTCCCAATAGCTTTTCAGGAAGCTCTGCATCCGTCTGGCTTTCAATAAGGAAAGCAAGATCAACAGTCAGCGTCGTAATATACCCAAACGCGAGGTGAACAATGGCGCTAGCGACCATCGAAGACCCGATATCCACATCAATCTCCACGAAACTCTCTCCCGAAACGTATTTGCAAGAGAGCGCACGTCCAATGACGCATATAGCTTGCTCTCCAACAGCTTTTCTAACGATCCAAGGCCCTTTGACAATGTTTGCAATCAGTTTAAGCCTCGATTTCTTAAACCCGTCGTCTCCTTTTAAAAACTGATCCATGAGTGAGCCTTGGAGCATAGGCTCAGTGGCGACAAAGTAAGCCACAGCGCTGTAGTTGTCTTTGTGAGGAAGCTGGAGAT
Coding sequences within:
- the LOC106344084 gene encoding uncharacterized protein LOC106344084, with translation MGVISRRVLPACGNLCFFCPSLRPRSRHPLKRYKHMLAEIFPRNQDAEPDDRKIGKLCEYASRNPLRIPKITEYLEQKCYKELRNGNIGSVKVVLCIYKKMLSSCKEQMPLFSCSLLSIVRTLLEQTKEEEVQILGCNTLVDFISLQTENSHMFNLEGLIPKLCQLAQEMGDDERSLRLRPAGMQALAFMVSFIGEHSQLSMDLDLIMCVILENYIDLETNEAGENSIPKMSKWVSFKRNNPVTEENMDNSKSPSYWSVACLCNIAKLAKETTTLRRVLEPLLNAFDCGSYWSPEKGVASSVLLFLQSRLEESGENCHVLVSSLIKHLDHKNVMKQQGVQVNMVNVATCLVQHAKQQASGAPTAVIADLIKHLRKCLQNAAESDLSADGTKQNSELQRALENCIAELSNKVGDAGPILDMLAVVLETISTNVLVARTTASATLRAAHIVSVVPNVSYHKKVFPDALFHQLLLAMSHADSETRVEAHNIFSVLLLRTLRLPWSDNYDEASDGCQSLESLKDVDDGIKSLCSLRLSSHQVNMLLSSLWIQATSTENTPANLVAMASTFSITLLFSVAKRSNHMALVRCFQLAFSLRNLSLNQDGGTQLSRRRSIFTFASYLLIISAKISNILELIPLVKEALTVQMVDPSLVLEGDIRLRAACSGSPQEDDSAALNSSAVVSNDSFLKEIVITHFTSKFQILSEEEESNLRKEIESDFSRDEDAHPLGAPMFMDTPGSSSSPLNETEVPAFDEVELSAIVAFEGASPGASGSEPGHNKSLSTNTNPADVLSVNELLESVSETARQVASLPVSSIPVPYDQMMNQCEALVTGKHQKMSVLRSFKPEATKAVTLSEEDELFLLDETEEADEDDHKALTVAQVQPQGQLPFCSLEVEQNSFRLPSSSPYDEFLKAAGC
- the LOC106292651 gene encoding uncharacterized protein LOC106292651 isoform X2, producing MANPEEEEGEEEKYESFLSRVRRTVYVDELTPHASKSVVESAFSQFGTVKEVIFLPNYLGPKELPTGVLIEMESEQKAKAVIETVSQFPFMVAGMPRPVRASAARPAMFSDRPKKPGRRIQFRWVDPSDDEFDKAQRVKRLVRKHTAEAAFMIKLEEAEELAKQQSETVTTHHKKFEMIDKLTYDGVAQELAGRYNMKCGPPHR
- the LOC106292651 gene encoding uncharacterized protein LOC106292651 isoform X1, with protein sequence MANPEEEEGEEEKYESFLSRVRRTVYVDELTPHASKSVVESAFSQFGTVKEVIFLPNYLGPKELPTGVLIEMESEQKAKAVIETVSQFPFMVAGMPRPVRASAARPAMFSDRPKKPGRRIQFRWVDPSDDEFDKAQRVKRLVRKHTAEAAFMIKKQLEEAEELAKQQSETVTTHHKKFEMIDKLTYDGVAQELAGRYNMKCGPPHR
- the LOC106295600 gene encoding probable fructokinase-2; this encodes MTSKPLNHVLHPYINYTNLRSLILISIVFLLRSLEHKLELVPMASNLDKGLIVSFGEMLIDFVPTQSGVSLAESTGFLKAPGGAPANVAIAVTRLGGRAAFVGKLGDDEFGHMLAGILRENGVEDKGINFDKGARTALAFVTLRSDGDREFMFYRNPSADMLLRPDELNLELIRSAKVFHYGSISLITEPCRSAHLKAMEVAKEAGALLSYDPNLREPLWSSPEEARTQIMSIWDKAEIIKVSDVELEFLTQNKTIDDESAMSLWHPNLKLLLVTLGEKGCRYYTKGFHGSVEAFDVNAVDTTGAGDSFIGAFLSQIVDDQTVLEEEERLRKVLRFANACGAITTTKKGAIPALPSECDALSLLKDK
- the LOC106295602 gene encoding B-box zinc finger protein 24-like isoform X2 encodes the protein MKIQCDVCENAPATVICCADEAALCPKCDVEIHAANKLASKHQRLHLNSLSTKFPRCDICQEKAAFIFCVEDRALLCRDCDESIHVANSRSANHQRFLATGIKVALSSSSCSKETDKNHQSEPSNNQQKAKEIPSQQQPSSASPLPWAVDDFFHFSDPEFTDKKGQLDLGELEWFSDMGFFSDQINQETLPAAQVPELSVAHLGHVHSYRPMKSSVSYKKPRLEIRVDDEDDDEEHFIVPDLG
- the LOC106295602 gene encoding B-box zinc finger protein 24-like isoform X1; the protein is MKIQCDVCENAPATVICCADEAALCPKCDVEIHAANKLASKHQRLHLNSLSTKFPRCDICQEKAAFIFCVEDRALLCRDCDESIHVANSRSANHQRFLATGIKVALSSSSCSKETDKNHQSEPSNNQQKAKEIPSQQQPSSASPLPWAVDDFFHFSDPEFTDKQKGQLDLGELEWFSDMGFFSDQINQETLPAAQVPELSVAHLGHVHSYRPMKSSVSYKKPRLEIRVDDEDDDEEHFIVPDLG
- the LOC106295601 gene encoding protein ENHANCED DISEASE RESISTANCE 2-like, coding for MASSGEVTEPEWIKRVKSEGAVPCLKPDSKDSKNSWTTPSPNTFMVRGPHYFSDKVKVPAGEFLLKPLGFDWVKGPTKLSEILSYPSSRIRKAIDEEFQTEDDAAKPFVWAFNLQLPHKDNYSAVAYFVATEPMLQGSLMDQFLKGDDGFKKSRLKLIANIVKGPWIVRKAVGEQAICVIGRALSCKYVSGESFVEIDVDIGSSMVASAIVHLAFGYITTLTVDLAFLIESQTDAELPEKLLGAVRFSELQTDSAVSMELSSSNSNQRSSWWKSLGNGFSNLLNQDTPNMNNTTSPGNN